One Solanum lycopersicum chromosome 2, SLM_r2.1 genomic region harbors:
- the LOC101252745 gene encoding NAC domain-containing protein 54 isoform X2, whose protein sequence is MAPVSLPPGFRFHPTDEELVAYYLKRKINAKKIELDIIPEVDLYKCEPWDLPGKSLLPSKDLEWYFFSPRDRKYPNGSRTNRATKAGYWKATGKDRKVNSQTRSVGMKKTLVYYRGRAPHGARTDWVMHEYRLDERECEVANGLQDAYALCRVIKKNLNTTNGAKIGEQQYYGNAATSDRSSSVDHVYSHDGGRSCHDMMESSHGLMPSSSSSTSMAVHGSSPINDNVCAPSEADDDKWMQYLSSNEPNFTFNNSLQPIPNCGTLPFPPSKVDIALECARLQHRFTLPQLEIQDFPQVGSYADHAKIPAQSSFIQQASQNHVINQDYSWGGNYNSSCAPNMDDDFSFLIPLNNSNQIHHHGDLGSFNFMEQDENVIRSIDIGDFDHHDFKSDRMVENLRWIGMSNRDLEKTFLEDYKTVPLENVATVHIEEHELQDYR, encoded by the exons ATGGCACCTGTTTCATTGCCACCTGGTTTTAGATTTCATCCTACTGATGAAGAACTTGTGGCTtactatttgaaaagaaaaatcaatgccaagaaaattgaacttgacaTCATTCCTGAAGTTGATCTTTACAAATGTGAGCCATGGGATTTACCAG GAAAGTCTCTATTGCCTAGCAAAGATCTAGAATGGTATTTCTTCAGTCCCCGTGACCGTAAATATCCAAATGGATCAAGGACAAATCGGGCAACGAAAGCTGGATACTGGAAGGCGACGGGGAAGGACAGGAAAGTAAATTCACAGACAAGGTCAGTGGGGATGAAGAAAACATTGGTGTATTATAGAGGGAGAGCCCCTCATGGAGCTAGAACTGATTGGGTTATGCATGAATATCGATTAGATGAACGTGAATGTGAAGTTGCTAATGGCTTGCAG GATGCATATGCACTGTGCCGAgtaataaagaagaatttgaatACGACCAATGGTGCAAAAATAGGGGAGCAGCAGTATTATGGTAACGCGGCAACAAGTGATAGATCATCTAGCGTTGATCATGTTTACTCTCATGATGGGGGAAGATCATGTcatgatatgatggaaagttcTCATGGATTAatgccatcatcatcatcatccacaTCCATGGCAGTCCATGGAAGTTCTCCTATTAATGATAATGTTTGTGCTCCAAGTGAGGCTGATGATGATAAATGGATGCAATATTTGTCATCAAATGAACCTAATTTTACTTTCAACAACAGTTTGCAGCCCATTCCAAATTGTGGAACGTTGCCATTTCCCCCATCTAAG GTTGATATAGCATTAGAGTGTGCAAGGTTGCAACATAGGTTCACATTACCTCAATTGGAGATTCAAGACTTCCCTCAAGTTGGCAGCTATGCTGATCATGCAAAGATACCAGCTCAATCAAGTTTTATTCAACAAGCTTCACAAAATCATGTAATAAATCAAGATTATTCATGGGGTGGAAATTATAATTCATCATGTGCTCCAAATATGGATGATGACTTCTCTTTCTTAATCCCTCTTAATAATAGTAACCAAATCCATCATCATGGTGATTTGGGCTCATTCAATTTCATGGAACAAGATGAGAATGTAATTAGGTCCATTGATATTGGAGATTTTGATCATCATGACTTTAAATCTGATAGAATGGTGGAAAATTTGAGATGGATAGGAATGTCAAACAGAGATCTTGAGAAG ACATTTCTTGAGGATTATAAAACTGTTCCACTAGAAAATGTTGCAACAGTCCACATAGAAGAGCATGAGCTTCAAG ATTACAGGTGA
- the LOC101252745 gene encoding NAC domain-containing protein 86 isoform X1 produces MAPVSLPPGFRFHPTDEELVAYYLKRKINAKKIELDIIPEVDLYKCEPWDLPGKSLLPSKDLEWYFFSPRDRKYPNGSRTNRATKAGYWKATGKDRKVNSQTRSVGMKKTLVYYRGRAPHGARTDWVMHEYRLDERECEVANGLQDAYALCRVIKKNLNTTNGAKIGEQQYYGNAATSDRSSSVDHVYSHDGGRSCHDMMESSHGLMPSSSSSTSMAVHGSSPINDNVCAPSEADDDKWMQYLSSNEPNFTFNNSLQPIPNCGTLPFPPSKVDIALECARLQHRFTLPQLEIQDFPQVGSYADHAKIPAQSSFIQQASQNHVINQDYSWGGNYNSSCAPNMDDDFSFLIPLNNSNQIHHHGDLGSFNFMEQDENVIRSIDIGDFDHHDFKSDRMVENLRWIGMSNRDLEKTFLEDYKTVPLENVATVHIEEHELQGENSGHSNSFITGFNETEANNFSIGFDNFLDNDGDIDGFSNSPSFEVYEKVEVNHGFFIATRQASKTFYHQVTPSRTLKIHKNLVPLHDFPKSSINNFVTRPWTTTMRTLVGMVAILQTFWIYFGECLELEVKGFKLEDKKGVYEECCLIEGVEKKIKKVHDFKWDFYEQNKFLIGEKQEEGIKYCCYVEKKWPNYLTLVVALSSIWLHHIIVPSF; encoded by the exons ATGGCACCTGTTTCATTGCCACCTGGTTTTAGATTTCATCCTACTGATGAAGAACTTGTGGCTtactatttgaaaagaaaaatcaatgccaagaaaattgaacttgacaTCATTCCTGAAGTTGATCTTTACAAATGTGAGCCATGGGATTTACCAG GAAAGTCTCTATTGCCTAGCAAAGATCTAGAATGGTATTTCTTCAGTCCCCGTGACCGTAAATATCCAAATGGATCAAGGACAAATCGGGCAACGAAAGCTGGATACTGGAAGGCGACGGGGAAGGACAGGAAAGTAAATTCACAGACAAGGTCAGTGGGGATGAAGAAAACATTGGTGTATTATAGAGGGAGAGCCCCTCATGGAGCTAGAACTGATTGGGTTATGCATGAATATCGATTAGATGAACGTGAATGTGAAGTTGCTAATGGCTTGCAG GATGCATATGCACTGTGCCGAgtaataaagaagaatttgaatACGACCAATGGTGCAAAAATAGGGGAGCAGCAGTATTATGGTAACGCGGCAACAAGTGATAGATCATCTAGCGTTGATCATGTTTACTCTCATGATGGGGGAAGATCATGTcatgatatgatggaaagttcTCATGGATTAatgccatcatcatcatcatccacaTCCATGGCAGTCCATGGAAGTTCTCCTATTAATGATAATGTTTGTGCTCCAAGTGAGGCTGATGATGATAAATGGATGCAATATTTGTCATCAAATGAACCTAATTTTACTTTCAACAACAGTTTGCAGCCCATTCCAAATTGTGGAACGTTGCCATTTCCCCCATCTAAG GTTGATATAGCATTAGAGTGTGCAAGGTTGCAACATAGGTTCACATTACCTCAATTGGAGATTCAAGACTTCCCTCAAGTTGGCAGCTATGCTGATCATGCAAAGATACCAGCTCAATCAAGTTTTATTCAACAAGCTTCACAAAATCATGTAATAAATCAAGATTATTCATGGGGTGGAAATTATAATTCATCATGTGCTCCAAATATGGATGATGACTTCTCTTTCTTAATCCCTCTTAATAATAGTAACCAAATCCATCATCATGGTGATTTGGGCTCATTCAATTTCATGGAACAAGATGAGAATGTAATTAGGTCCATTGATATTGGAGATTTTGATCATCATGACTTTAAATCTGATAGAATGGTGGAAAATTTGAGATGGATAGGAATGTCAAACAGAGATCTTGAGAAG ACATTTCTTGAGGATTATAAAACTGTTCCACTAGAAAATGTTGCAACAGTCCACATAGAAGAGCATGAGCTTCAAG GTGAAAACAGTGGTCATAGCAACAGCTTCATTACTGGATTCAATGAGACAGAAGCAAACAACTTCTCAATAGGATTTGACAACTTTTTGGATAATGATGGTGACATTGATGGTTTTTCAAATTCCCCAAGCTTTGAAGTGTATGAAAAAGTTGAAGTGAATCATGGGTTTTTTATAGCTACCAGGCAAGCATCCAAGACTTTTTATCATCAAGTGACACCTTCTAGGACACTTAAAATTCACAAAAACCTAGTTCCACTCCATGATTTTCCCAAAAGttcaattaataattttgtcACTAGACCATGGACAACAACTATGAGAACTTTGGTGGGTATGGTTGCAATTTTACAAACTTTTTGGATCTATTTTGGTGAATGTTTGGAGTTGGAGGTAAAAGGTTTCAAATTGGAAGACAAGAAGGGTGTCTATGAAGAATGTTGCTTAATAGAGGGGGtggagaagaagatcaagaaagTTCATGATTTTAAATGGGATTTTTATGAGCAAAATAAATTCCTAATTGGGGAAAAACAAGAAGAAGGGATCAAATATTGTTGCTATGTGGAAAAGAAATGGCCAAATTATCTTACACTTGTAGTTGCTCTTTCTAGCATTTGGTTGCATCATATTATTGTCCCTTcattttga
- the LOC101267372 gene encoding pentatricopeptide repeat-containing protein At1g06710, mitochondrial — MTLKLFKCALPIRFLGNTFKISSRFMCADNKLDELVDSLLKFPEDECTPQEENKLKESSFSVQELGVLQDSILSSVSSKTDTGKFPEDVFLMINAIRNGNDGFGERTEKALRSFREKLNPGLVVDVLRNIHNPELGVKFFKWAGRQIGYVHNASVYDALLDLIGCVGVPQHLFNDIGKDDKEVLGKLLNVLIRKCCRNGWWNSALEELGRLKDSGFKPSAATYNALVQVFLQVDRLETASLIYKEMSELNFKMDKHTINSFTRSLCKVGKWRDALDLIDKEEFVPDTVIYTNMISGLCEGSFFEEAMNFLNLMRTISCIPNTVTYQVLLCALLNRRKLGRIKRVLNLMISEGCYPGQKIFNSLVHAYCRSGDYWYAYKLLKKMDGCGCQPGYVVYNILIGGICGNEELPSKDVLELAENVYSEMLTARLVLNKVNVVNFARCLCAFGKYEDAFSVIKEMMSKGFVPDVSTYSKVIGFLCNASKVDKAFLLFREMKRNGIVPDVYTYTILIDSFCKSGLIQQARNWLNEMIQKGCTPNVVTYTAIIHAYLKQRKISDANELFESMLMQGCIPNVVTFTALIDGYCKAGHLEKACQIYARMKGSLDTPEVDSYFKVNLDGNNEPNIVTFGAMVDGLCKAHKVKEAHNLLDIMLAEGCEPNHIVYDALIDGFCKVGKLDDAQEIFAKMSECGYSPSIYTYSSLIDRLFKDKHLDLAVKVLSKMLESSCPPNVVIYTEMVDGLCKVGKLDEAYKLMLMMEEKGCHPNVVTYTAMIDGFGKAGKVNKCLELIESMGNKGCAPNYITYSVAIKHCCAAGFLDEALQLLEEMKQISWPKHMASHLKVIEGFRREYLVSLGILEDMSDNNFLPVIPVYRLLIDRYQKAGRLESAVELLKEISSSSPFPHLDKRMYSSLIECLSVSNKIDLAFELYVDMMNKGAVPELTDFVNLIKGLISMNKWENALELSESLYYMLHASKSTTIQLL, encoded by the coding sequence ATGACCTTAAAGCTCTTCAAGTGTGCTCTTCCCATTCGTTTTCTTGGTAATACATTCAAAATTTCTTCAAGATTCATGTGCGCCGACAATAAACTCGATGAACTGGTAGACTCACTATTGAAATTCCCAGAAGATGAATGTACTccacaagaagaaaataagttaaaagaatCATCTTTTTCAGTTCAAGAATTGGGTGTTTTGCAAGATTCAATCTTGAGTTCAGTTAGCTCCAAAACTGACACTGGTAAGTTTCCAGAAGATGTTTTCTTGATGATAAATGCTATTAGGAACGGTAATGATGGGTTTGGAGAGAGAACTGAGAAAGCTCTTCGGTCGTTTAGGGAGAAACTCAACCCTGGTTTAGTGGTTGATGTGTTGAGAAATATACATAACCCTGAATTAGGTGTTAAGTTTTTTAAATGGGCTGGTAGACAAATTGGGTATGTGCATAATGCGTCTGTTTATGATGCTTTGTTGGATTTAATAGGATGTGTTGGTGTACCACAACATTTATTTAATGATATAGGAAAAGACGATAAAGAAGTTCTTGGAAAGTTGCTTAATGTGTTGATAAGAAAGTGTTGCAGGAATGGGTGGTGGAATTCAGCACTGGAGGAGCTAGGGAGGCTCAAGGATTCTGGTTTCAAGCCCTCCGCTGCCACTTATAATGCATTGGTTCAGGTGTTTCTGCAAGTAGATAGATTGGAGACTGCATCTTTAATATACAAAGAGATGTCAGAGTTGAATTTTAAGATGGATAAGCACACAATAAATAGCTTTACACGATCATTGTGCAAAGTGGGTAAATGGAGAGATGCCCTTGATTTAATTGACAAGGAAGAGTTTGTGCCTGATACAGTGATTTATACTAATATGATTTCAGGATTATGTGAAGGTTCCTTCTTTGAAGAAGCAATGAATTTTCTCAACTTAATGCGCACTATTTCGTGTATTCCTAATACTGTAACATATCAAGTTTTGCTTTGTGCACTCTTAAACAGGAGAAAACTTGGTCGCATCAAGAGGGTTCTGAATCTTATGATTTCGGAAGGTTGTTATCCAGGtcagaaaatatttaattctcTTGTACATGCATATTGCAGATCAGGAGATTACTGGTATGCCTACAAATTGCTCAAAAAAATGGATGGCTGTGGCTGTCAGCCAGGATATGTTGTTTACAACATATTGATTGGTGGTATTTGTGGCAACGAGGAGTTACCAAGCAAGGATGTACTAGAACTGGCTGAAAATGTATATAGTGAAATGCTGACTGCAAGACTAGTACTGAATAAAGTCAATGTGGTCAATTTTGCTCGATGCCTCTGTGCGTTTGGAAAATATGAGGATGCTTTTAGTGTTATTAAGGAAATGATGAGCAAAGGTTTTGTACCTGATGTCAGTACATACTCGAAAGTTATCGGTTTTCTTTGTAATGCCTCCAAAGTGGACAAGGCATTCCTGTTGTTCCGAGAAATGAAGAGGAATGGAATTGTTCCAGATGTTTATACTTACACAATTTTGATTGATAGCTTTTGTAAATCTGGCCTCATTCAACAGGCTCGTAATTGGTTGAATGAAATGATTCAAAAGGGTTGTACTCCTAATGTAGTGACTTACACAGCTATTATCCATGCTTACCTCAAGCAACGGAAAATTTCAGATGCAAATGAGCTCTTTGAATCAATGTTAATGCAAGGATGCATCCCAAATGTTGTCACTTTCACTGCTTTGATTGATGGATACTGTAAAGCTGGACATTTAGAGAAGGCTTGCCAGATCTATGCAAGAATGAAGGGGAGTTTAGATACCCCTGAAGTAGATTCATACTTCAAGGTTAATCTTGATGGTAATAACGAACCAAATATTGTTACATTTGGAGCTATGGTTGATGGATTGTGCAAAGCACACAAGGTGAAGGAAGCTCACAATCTTTTGGATATCATGTTAGCGGAAGGATGCGAGCCAAATCATATTGTGTATGATGCATTGATTGATGGGTTTTGCAAGGTTGGTAAGCTAGATGATGCACAGGAGATATTTGCTAAAATGTCAGAATGTGGATATAGTCCAAGCATATACACCTACAGCTCTCTAATTGATAGGCTATTTAAGGATAAACATTTGGATCTTGCTGTAAAAGTCTTGTCTAAAATGCTCGAGAGTTCTTGCCCCCCAAATGTTGTTATATACACAGAGATGGTAGATGGTCTTTGTAAAGTTGGTAAACTAGATGAAGCTTATAAACTTATGTTGATGATGGAAGAAAAGGGTTGTCATCCAAATGTTGTAACCTATACTGCAATGATTGATGGATTTGGCAAAGCTGGAAAAGTGAATAAATGTCTTGAACTCATTGAGAGTATGGGTAATAAAGGTTGTGCGCCAAATTACATAACCTATTCAGTTGCAATAAAGCATTGTTGTGCTGCAGGATTTTTGGATGAGGCTCTCCAACTCCTTGAGGAAATGAAACAAATAAGTTGGCCAAAACACATGGCCAGCCATCTTAAGGTTATTGAAGGCTTCAGACGGGAGTACTTAGTCAGTCTGGGTATATTGGAGGACATGAGCGACAACAATTTTCTTCCAGTTATTCCAGTTTATAGGCTTCTAATTGATAGATATCAAAAAGCTGGAAGACTTGAATCTGCCGTTGAGCTACTTAAAGAGATTTCATCTTCTTCGCCATTTCCACATCTTGATAAGAGAATGTACTCTTCTTTGATTGAGTGTCTTTCTGTTTCAAACAAAATTGATCTGGCATTTGAGTTATATGTGGACATGATGAACAAAGGTGCAGTTCCAGAGCTGACGGACTTTGTTAACCTCATCAAGGGCTTAATAAGTATGAATAAATGGGAGAATGCACTTGAACTCTCTGAGAGCTTGTATTACATGCTACATGCATCGAAGTCCACCACCATTCAGCTCCTTTAG
- the LOC101252458 gene encoding uncharacterized protein isoform X3, whose amino-acid sequence MDKPSKLLRTPLMERVIFLSRMASRTKYCTSRIKSFVIPLANYSIETDYFFPVSFFELLGLLGNLKGITSTYVASQCVLKLYQDGQVESINKTDHQQLAQYAAHFIANTDEAQPCNFATFVPIGEDAPLQRAEWIKYLGVFANMENRANQVYDAIKENYLCLSKAATGRSSLKPTVSWMEYKDGVWSFTRDPYKLKFVEDAGGVNVDDSINKVTYNMSNPDDLEEIHAILCTVDVVIDETYTSDPAAYNGSTFLGNINLEDQTCFAFLTNQSIWRYDKRVQNSVVLDWYDGAVSQPQLVLADIVEALYPTGNYNTTYFRNIAKGEGIISIVPEMCERDSSIPMEPTVVACQ is encoded by the exons ATGGACAAACCTTCAAAGTTATTAAGAACACccttgatggaaagagttaTCTTCTTATCCAG AATGGCCAGTAGAACAAAATATTGCACCTCAAGAATAAAGTCTTTTGTTATCCCACTAGCAAACTACTCGATCGAGACTGACTACTTTTTTCCAG TTTCCTTTTTCGAG CTTCTAGGCCTATTGGGAAACTTGAAAGGCATAACATCAACATACGTGGCCTCCCAATGTGTACTGAAACTATACCAGGACGGACAAGTGGAGAGCATTAACAAGACTGACCATCAACAACTTGCACAATATGCAGCTCACTTCATCGCCAACACGGATGAAGCTCAACCCTGCAACTTTGCTACATTTGTCCCTATAGGTGAAGATGCACCTCTCCAG CGTGCAGAGTGGATAAAGTACTTGGGAGTTTTTGCGAATATGGAAAACAGGGCAAACCAAGTTTACGATGCA ATTAAGGAGAACTATTTGTGCTTGAGCAAAGCTGCAACTGGTAGGAGTTCATTAAAACCAACTGTCTCTTGGATGGAGTATAAAGAT GGAGTGTGGTCATTTACAAGAGATCCATACAAATTAAAG TTTGTAGAGGATGCTGGTGGAGTCAATGTTGATGATTCCATCAACAAAGTCACATACAATATGTCTAACCCTGATGATTTGGAAGAGATTCATGCCATTTTGTGT aCTGTGGATGTAGTGATTGATGAAACATATACCTCAGATCCAGCGGCTTATAATGGCTCCACATTTCTCGGAAACATCAATTTGGAAGATCAAACTTGCTTTGCTTTTCTCACAAATCAAAGCATATGGAGATATGATAAAAGAGTGCAAAATTCTGTAGTCCTCG ACTGGTACGATGGAGCTGTCTCTCAACCCCAACTGGTCCTAGCAGATATTGTCGAAGCTTTATATCCTACCGGAAATTATAACACTACATATTTCAGAAATATCGCCAAG GGAGAAGGGATCATAAGCATTGTTCCTGAAATGTGTGAAAGAGATAGCTCCATCCCAATGGAACCTACAGTTGTAGCTTGCCAGTAA
- the LOC101252458 gene encoding uncharacterized protein isoform X1 — MYLLTHFSTNLYVVQILFVLLWCIQSLDYANAAIPTVKVGNISKVGDSAYFRIYYGQTFKVIKNTLDGKSYLLIQNNTRMASRTKYCTSRIKSFVIPLANYSIETDYFFPVSFFELLGLLGNLKGITSTYVASQCVLKLYQDGQVESINKTDHQQLAQYAAHFIANTDEAQPCNFATFVPIGEDAPLQRAEWIKYLGVFANMENRANQVYDAIKENYLCLSKAATGRSSLKPTVSWMEYKDGVWSFTRDPYKLKFVEDAGGVNVDDSINKVTYNMSNPDDLEEIHAILCTVDVVIDETYTSDPAAYNGSTFLGNINLEDQTCFAFLTNQSIWRYDKRVQNSVVLDWYDGAVSQPQLVLADIVEALYPTGNYNTTYFRNIAKGEGIISIVPEMCERDSSIPMEPTVVACQ; from the exons atgtatttactcacacatttttctactaatttgTATGTGGTgcaaattttgtttgttttgttgtGGTGCATTCAGAGTTTAGACTATGCAAATGCAGCAATTCCAACAGTGAAAGTTGGGAATATATCAAAAGTGGGAGATTCTGCATATTTTAGGATATACTATGGACAAACCTTCAAAGTTATTAAGAACACccttgatggaaagagttaTCTTCTTATCCAG AACAACACAAGAATGGCCAGTAGAACAAAATATTGCACCTCAAGAATAAAGTCTTTTGTTATCCCACTAGCAAACTACTCGATCGAGACTGACTACTTTTTTCCAG TTTCCTTTTTCGAG CTTCTAGGCCTATTGGGAAACTTGAAAGGCATAACATCAACATACGTGGCCTCCCAATGTGTACTGAAACTATACCAGGACGGACAAGTGGAGAGCATTAACAAGACTGACCATCAACAACTTGCACAATATGCAGCTCACTTCATCGCCAACACGGATGAAGCTCAACCCTGCAACTTTGCTACATTTGTCCCTATAGGTGAAGATGCACCTCTCCAG CGTGCAGAGTGGATAAAGTACTTGGGAGTTTTTGCGAATATGGAAAACAGGGCAAACCAAGTTTACGATGCA ATTAAGGAGAACTATTTGTGCTTGAGCAAAGCTGCAACTGGTAGGAGTTCATTAAAACCAACTGTCTCTTGGATGGAGTATAAAGAT GGAGTGTGGTCATTTACAAGAGATCCATACAAATTAAAG TTTGTAGAGGATGCTGGTGGAGTCAATGTTGATGATTCCATCAACAAAGTCACATACAATATGTCTAACCCTGATGATTTGGAAGAGATTCATGCCATTTTGTGT aCTGTGGATGTAGTGATTGATGAAACATATACCTCAGATCCAGCGGCTTATAATGGCTCCACATTTCTCGGAAACATCAATTTGGAAGATCAAACTTGCTTTGCTTTTCTCACAAATCAAAGCATATGGAGATATGATAAAAGAGTGCAAAATTCTGTAGTCCTCG ACTGGTACGATGGAGCTGTCTCTCAACCCCAACTGGTCCTAGCAGATATTGTCGAAGCTTTATATCCTACCGGAAATTATAACACTACATATTTCAGAAATATCGCCAAG GGAGAAGGGATCATAAGCATTGTTCCTGAAATGTGTGAAAGAGATAGCTCCATCCCAATGGAACCTACAGTTGTAGCTTGCCAGTAA
- the LOC101252458 gene encoding uncharacterized protein isoform X2 — MASRTKYCTSRIKSFVIPLANYSIETDYFFPVSFFELLGLLGNLKGITSTYVASQCVLKLYQDGQVESINKTDHQQLAQYAAHFIANTDEAQPCNFATFVPIGEDAPLQRAEWIKYLGVFANMENRANQVYDAIKENYLCLSKAATGRSSLKPTVSWMEYKDGVWSFTRDPYKLKFVEDAGGVNVDDSINKVTYNMSNPDDLEEIHAILCTVDVVIDETYTSDPAAYNGSTFLGNINLEDQTCFAFLTNQSIWRYDKRVQNSVVLDWYDGAVSQPQLVLADIVEALYPTGNYNTTYFRNIAKGEGIISIVPEMCERDSSIPMEPTVVACQ; from the exons ATGGCCAGTAGAACAAAATATTGCACCTCAAGAATAAAGTCTTTTGTTATCCCACTAGCAAACTACTCGATCGAGACTGACTACTTTTTTCCAG TTTCCTTTTTCGAG CTTCTAGGCCTATTGGGAAACTTGAAAGGCATAACATCAACATACGTGGCCTCCCAATGTGTACTGAAACTATACCAGGACGGACAAGTGGAGAGCATTAACAAGACTGACCATCAACAACTTGCACAATATGCAGCTCACTTCATCGCCAACACGGATGAAGCTCAACCCTGCAACTTTGCTACATTTGTCCCTATAGGTGAAGATGCACCTCTCCAG CGTGCAGAGTGGATAAAGTACTTGGGAGTTTTTGCGAATATGGAAAACAGGGCAAACCAAGTTTACGATGCA ATTAAGGAGAACTATTTGTGCTTGAGCAAAGCTGCAACTGGTAGGAGTTCATTAAAACCAACTGTCTCTTGGATGGAGTATAAAGAT GGAGTGTGGTCATTTACAAGAGATCCATACAAATTAAAG TTTGTAGAGGATGCTGGTGGAGTCAATGTTGATGATTCCATCAACAAAGTCACATACAATATGTCTAACCCTGATGATTTGGAAGAGATTCATGCCATTTTGTGT aCTGTGGATGTAGTGATTGATGAAACATATACCTCAGATCCAGCGGCTTATAATGGCTCCACATTTCTCGGAAACATCAATTTGGAAGATCAAACTTGCTTTGCTTTTCTCACAAATCAAAGCATATGGAGATATGATAAAAGAGTGCAAAATTCTGTAGTCCTCG ACTGGTACGATGGAGCTGTCTCTCAACCCCAACTGGTCCTAGCAGATATTGTCGAAGCTTTATATCCTACCGGAAATTATAACACTACATATTTCAGAAATATCGCCAAG GGAGAAGGGATCATAAGCATTGTTCCTGAAATGTGTGAAAGAGATAGCTCCATCCCAATGGAACCTACAGTTGTAGCTTGCCAGTAA